Proteins encoded in a region of the Ptychodera flava strain L36383 chromosome 4, AS_Pfla_20210202, whole genome shotgun sequence genome:
- the LOC139131926 gene encoding alpha-N-acetyl-neuraminyl-2,3-beta-galactosyl-1,3-N-acetyl-galactosaminide alpha-2,6-sialyltransferase-like has product MARLFKRRCLTNLFITILLLQVAFVFLWHLRQKVINFIKAAEQDEWQDVIKRYPPKPQGYAKVPQHGVMKLADQRHLGDFGQNLEKVMGLLIGDPFTLDPNEYLSVPERKPFDLHCDTCSVVSSAGRLLLQDAGKEIDNATCVIRMNTSPIQGYEKHVGERTTIRVASFKAIDFLRTQGSLLEGPGRPKNFIVWAPSNLLSFTDEGVGIGKTYGQLVNLAKKNGDIGVYALTERQLEFVEVLFQRETGYSRHASGSWISTGFFSIILAVNICDDIRIYGMVPPDHCKNDFVNDTVPFHYYKPEGYRECAMYRSQEGKRLGGHRYISEKDVFKKWKLTKRLQFLYPTWDDTD; this is encoded by the exons ATGGCAAGACTGTTTAAAAGACGATGTTTGACCAACTTATTTATAACTATTCTTCTTCTGCAAGTTGCATTCGTTTTTCTGTGGCATTTGAGGCAAAAGGTCATAAATTTCATCAAAGCGGCTGAGCAAGATGAATGGCAAGATGTCATTAAACGTTACCCGCCAAAACCACAAGGATACGCTAAGGTTCCTCAGCATGGCGTCATGAAGCTAGCTGACCAACGACATCTTGGAGACTTCGGCCAGAACCTTGAGAAAGTGATGGGTTTACTTATTGGTGATCCCTTCACCCTTGACCctaatgaatatttatcagtACCTGAAAGAAAG CCCTTCGACTTACACTGTGATACATGTTCGGTAGTTTCTTCTGCCGGACGGCTGCTTCTCCAAGATGCTGGCAAGGAAATCGACAACGCTACCTGTGTAATAAGAATGAACACGTCCCCAATCCAGGGATATGAGAAACACGTAGGTGAGAGGACTACGATCAGGGTAGCATCATTCAAAGCGATCGATTTCCTCAGAACTCAGGGGTCCCTTCTCGAAGGCCCCGGTAGACCGAAGAACTTCATCGTGTGGGCGCCGTCCAACTTGTTGAGTTTTACAGATGAGGGAGTCGGCATTGGGAAAACGTACGGACAACTGGTGAACTTGGCAAAGAAAAACGGAGACATCGGGGTTTATGCTCTGACAGAAAGACAGCTAGAATTTGTTGAAGTGTTATTTCAAAGGGAGACTGGATATAGCAG ACATGCTTCCGGGTCTTGGATATCTACGGGATTTTTTAGTATAATACTTGCTGTCAACATTTGTGATGATATTCGAATATATGGAATGGTACCTCCGGatcattgcaa GAATGACTTTGTGAACGACACGGTTCCATTTCACTACTACAAACCAGAGGGTTACAGAGAGTGCGCCATGTATCGAAGCCAAGAAGGAAAACGCCTTGGAGGTCATCGATATATCTCCGAAAAagatgtttttaaaaagtggaaGCTTACGAAAAGATTGCAGTTTCTCTATCCTACTTGGGATGATACAGATTAA